In one window of Candidatus Scalindua sp. DNA:
- the tatC gene encoding twin-arginine translocase subunit TatC produces the protein MVENQETQEKRLPISEHLEELRSRIIKSIIAVAGFFFISWLFKSKILYIVKKPHNFAMENLGLPQSLQVLSYQEGFYAYIKLCLIASLFMAYPVIVYQIWKFVEAGLYRKERRYVIIFVPFSLIAFVSGILFGYFLLIPYGLQFLIKILGSSIEPVITMSQYISLVFLLTIALGIVFQLPLVMLLIAKIGVLKGEDFAKWRKYAILIIFIIAAVITPPDPFTQVMTALPMIALYEIGIILIRPTKKAVGRFCLLLGFGALCVYIIFLFFTLPAKAKLVESTGVVKTRSSVDNKWRVVNDKSKIQKGAILQTGKGSKASFVLKDGTYIIMDVDTNIKLVEKRKLDIVQGQILAKISGDKEPFIVTAHTSSVRVHEAEIDIKVSEFMIQITPTRGSATVVRGGEEQEVLEGRQLKILTGGEPVDAKSITKWAGEMQKRIQEEEKKLTKE, from the coding sequence ATGGTAGAAAATCAAGAGACCCAGGAGAAAAGGTTACCGATAAGTGAGCACCTTGAGGAGCTGCGATCAAGGATTATAAAATCGATTATTGCTGTTGCCGGTTTCTTCTTTATCAGCTGGTTATTTAAATCAAAGATCCTGTATATCGTCAAAAAACCACACAATTTTGCGATGGAGAACCTGGGTCTGCCTCAATCACTTCAGGTTTTAAGTTATCAGGAGGGTTTTTATGCTTATATAAAGCTCTGCCTCATAGCATCGCTGTTTATGGCTTACCCTGTTATTGTATATCAAATCTGGAAATTTGTCGAAGCCGGTTTGTACAGGAAAGAACGCAGGTACGTAATAATTTTTGTTCCTTTTTCCCTTATTGCATTCGTATCAGGTATCTTGTTCGGATACTTTTTACTGATTCCATATGGACTGCAGTTTTTGATCAAAATTCTGGGCTCAAGTATAGAACCTGTGATTACGATGAGTCAGTATATTTCTCTTGTCTTCCTGTTGACAATCGCCCTTGGCATCGTATTTCAACTTCCCCTTGTCATGTTGCTTATTGCAAAGATTGGAGTACTGAAGGGCGAAGATTTTGCGAAATGGAGAAAGTACGCTATCCTTATCATTTTTATAATCGCAGCTGTCATTACACCGCCGGACCCTTTTACGCAGGTTATGACGGCATTGCCGATGATCGCCCTGTACGAAATAGGCATAATACTGATAAGGCCGACAAAAAAGGCTGTTGGCAGATTCTGCCTTTTGTTGGGTTTTGGTGCCCTGTGTGTCTATATCATTTTTTTATTTTTTACGCTGCCCGCCAAAGCAAAGCTTGTAGAATCAACAGGTGTCGTAAAAACGCGTTCTTCAGTTGACAATAAATGGCGGGTAGTAAACGATAAATCGAAAATCCAGAAAGGGGCAATCCTGCAGACGGGAAAAGGAAGTAAAGCCTCTTTTGTTCTAAAGGACGGTACGTATATCATTATGGACGTGGATACTAATATCAAACTGGTAGAAAAAAGAAAGCTTGACATTGTACAGGGGCAGATATTAGCAAAGATTTCTGGGGATAAAGAGCCATTTATCGTAACAGCCCATACCAGCAGTGTACGTGTACATGAAGCAGAAATTGACATCAAGGTATCAGAATTTATGATTCAGATAACACCAACGAGGGGCAGTGCAACCGTTGTAAGAGGAGGAGAAGAACAAGAAGTTCTTGAGGGAAGACAGCTGAAGATTCTTACGGGCGGAGAACCTGTAGATGCAAAAAGTATTACAAAATGGGCAGGAGAGATGCAGAAGAGGATACAGGAAGAGGAAAAGAAGTTGACAAAAGAGTAA
- the ribE gene encoding 6,7-dimethyl-8-ribityllumazine synthase — translation MVRSFAGSLIGTGKTFGIIVSRFNSFITKQLLEGAQDCLIRHGTDEKDIDVFWVPGSYEIPITAMKLTKNGKYDGVICLGAVIRGETPHFDYVSSESAKGITEVGLATGVPTTYGIITTDTLEQAIDRAGTRSGNKGAEAALTTLEMVNLFETIKNG, via the coding sequence ATGGTTAGATCATTTGCAGGCAGCCTTATTGGTACTGGTAAGACTTTTGGTATTATTGTTAGCAGATTTAACAGTTTCATTACAAAACAGTTGCTGGAGGGGGCGCAGGACTGTCTGATAAGACACGGAACCGATGAAAAGGATATTGATGTTTTCTGGGTTCCAGGGTCTTATGAAATACCGATTACGGCCATGAAGCTGACCAAAAATGGCAAATACGATGGCGTCATCTGTCTGGGTGCAGTAATACGCGGAGAAACACCACATTTTGATTATGTTTCCAGTGAATCTGCCAAGGGAATTACCGAGGTTGGTCTTGCAACCGGTGTTCCCACAACATATGGAATCATCACAACCGATACCCTGGAACAAGCCATAGATAGAGCAGGTACCAGAAGCGGCAATAAGGGTGCAGAAGCCGCATTGACAACGCTGGAAATGGTAAATTTATTTGAAACGATAAAGAATGGGTAA